The segment TTCTACAGAATTTAAAATTACTACACCGCCGTGAAGAGGTGGTGGAGAAAGTAAGTAAGCACCGAGCTAATATCGTGGATGCGATTGTTTCAGGTCAGCCAGAACAGGCACGTGAAATGTCTCACTCACACTTAGCTTATATTGAAGAAACATTGTTGGATTTGACTCGTGAAGAGTCTCGACGAGAGCGCTCTCTGCGTCGAATTCAGCAAGGTAACAACTCATAAGAGTTGTTGCTTAAATCAGTAGATCCAACCAACAGAAGGATAGATCGCCATGTCTGATATGAAGCATGACGTAGATGCACTGGAAACTCAAGATTGGCTAGAAGCACTTGAGTCAGTGGTACGTGAAGAAGGTGTTGAGCGTGCACAGTTTCTACTAGAAACCGTTCTAGAGAAAGCACGTCTTGATGGTGTAGATATGCCAACAGGTATCAATACTAACTACATCAACACGATTCCAGCCGCTCAAGAGCCGGCTTACCCAGGTGACACCACGCTCGAGCGTCGTATTCGTTCAATCATCCGTTGGAACGCAATCATGATCGTTCTACGTGCTTCTAAGAAAGACCTAGACCTAGGTGGTCACATGGCTTCTTACCAGTCAGCAGCAGCGTTTTACGAAGTGTGTTTCAACCACTTCTTCCGCGCAGCGAACGACGTAGACGGCGGCGACTTGGTTTACTACCAAGGTCACATCTCTCCAGGGATCTACTCTCGTGCTTTCGTTGAAGGTCGTCTAACTGAAGAGCAACTAGATAACTTCCGTCAAGAAGTGGATGGTAAAGGTATTCCTTCATACCCACACCCTAAACTGCTTCCTGAATTCTGGCAGTTCCCTACGGTATCTATGGGTCTTGGTCCTATCTCAGCGATCTACCAAGCTCGTTTCCTAAAATACCTAGAAGGTCGTGGTCTTAAAGACACTTCAGCTCAACGTGTATACGCTTTCCTTGGCGACGGTGAGATGGATGAGCCAGAATCACGCGGTGCACTATCGTTTGCAGCTCGTGAAAAACTAGACAACCTATGTTTCCTAATCAACTGTAACCTACAGCGTCTAGACGGTCCTGTAATGGGTAACGGTAAGATCATTCAAGAACTTGAAGGTCTATTCAAAGGTGCTGGTTGGAACGTAGTGAAAGTAATCTGGGGTAACAACTGGGATTCACTACTAGCAAAAGATACCTCTGGTAAGCTACTACAGCTTATGAACGAGACTATCGATGGCGACTACCAAACGTTCAAATCTAAAGATGGTGCTTACGTACGTGAACACTTCTTTGGCAAGTACCCAGAAACAGCGGCACTTGTAGCAGATATGACAGATGACGAGATCTTCGCACTTAAGCGTGGTGGTCACGATTCATCTAAACTATTCGCGGCATTCAACAACGCGAAAGAGACTCAAGGCAAACCAACTGTAATCCTAGCGAAAACCATCAAAGGTTACGGCATGGGTGACGCAGCAGAAGGTAAGAACATTGCGCACGGTGTGAAGAAAATGGACATGACTCATGTTCAACACCTACGTGATCGCCTAGGTCTACAAGATCTAATTTCAGACGAAGAAATGAAAAACCTTCCATACCTAAAACTGGAAGAAGGTTCGGCTGAATACAACTACCTACACGGTCGTCGTCAAGCGCTACTAGGTTACACGCCTAAGCGTCTACCGAAGTTCACTGGTGAATTCCAAGTGCCAGCACTGGAAGAGTTTGCTCCGCTACTTGATGAGCAAAAACGTGAAATTTCAACCACGATGGCATACGTACGTACGCTAAACATCCTGCTTAAGAACAAGCAAATCGGTAAGAACATCGTTCCTATCATTTGTGACGAAGCACGTACGTTTGGTATGGAAGGTCTATTCCGTCAGATTGGTATCTACAACCCACACGGTCAAGAATACACTCCAGAAGACCGCGGCGTAGTGTCTTACTACAAAGAAGCAACTTCTGGTCAAGTTCTACAAGAAGGTATCAACGAGCTAGGCTCAATGGCATCTTGGGTAGCGGCTGCAACATCTTACAGCACCAACAACCTGCCAATGATTCCATTCTACATCTACTACTCAATGTTTGGTTTCCAACGTGTAGGTGATATGGCATGGCTAGCTGGCGACCAACAAGCGCGTGGCTTCCTACTAGGTGCTACAGCTGGTCGTACGACACTAAACGGTGAAGGTCTACAGCACGAAGATGGTCACTCGCACATCATGGCGGGTACGGTTCCTAACTGTATTTCTTACGACCCAACGTTCGCATACGAACTAGCAGTTATCATGCAAGACGGTATCCGTCGCATGTACGGTGAGAACCAAGAGAACGTGTTCTACTACCTAACGCTAATGAACGAAAACTACGCAATGCCAGCAATGCCAGAAGGCGCTGAAGAAGGCATCCGTAAGGGTATTTACAAGCTAGAAACTTACGCAGGTTCAAATGCGAAAGTTCAGCTAATGAGCTCTGGTACTATCATGAATGAAGTACGTAAAGCAGCTCAAATCCTAAGCGAAGATTACGGCGTAGCGTCTGATGTTTACTCAGTAACATCATTCAACGAACTAACTCGTGACGGTCAAGATGCAGAGCGCTTCAATATGCTTCACCCAGAAGCGGAAGCGAAAGTACCTTACATCACAACTGTACTTGGTAAAGAGCCTGCAATCGCAGCGACTGACTACATGAAGAACTACGCAGAGCAAGTACGTGCGTTCGTTCCTGCTGAGTCTTACAAAGTACTGGGTACTGACGGTTTTGGTCGCTCAGACAGCCGCGACAACCTACGTCGTCACTTCGAAGTGAATGCAGGTTACGTTGTAGTTGCAGCCCTAACTGAACTAATGAAACGTGGTGAAGTTGAGAAATCAGTAGTTGTTGAAGCGATTAAGAAATTCGACATCGACACTGAAAAAACTAACCCGCTATACGCATAAGACAACGCTTAAGTAAAAGGTAGATAAGCAATGGCAATCGAAATTAATGTACCAGACATCGGTGCGGATGAGGTTGAAGTTACTGAGATTCTTGTAAGCGTTGGCGACAAGGTTGAAGAAGAACAGTCTCTAATCACTGTAGAAGGCGACAAGGCTTCTATGGAAGTTCCAGCTTCTCAAGCTGGTATCGTGAAAGAAATCAAAGTTGCTGAAGGCGACAAGGTTTCTACCGGTTCTCTAATCATGATCTTCGAAGAGGCAGGCTCTCCTGCTGAAGGTGCCGCTGAAGCGGCTCCTGTATCAGCTCCTCAAGCAGCAGCGGCAGCGCCTGCGGCGTCTGTAGCAAACGAGCTTAAAGAAGTTCATGTTCCAGATATCGGCGGTGATGAAGTTGAAGTTACTGAAATTATGGTAGCAGTAGGCGACAGCATCGAAGAAGAACAATCTCTAATCACTGTAGAAGGCGATAAAGCTTCTATGGAAGTTCCAGCACCATTCGCTGGCGTACTAAAAGAGATTAAAGTAGCCGCAGGCGATAAAGTATCGACTGGCTCACTAATCATGGTATTTGAAACAGCAGGTTCAGGCGCAGTAGCGGCACCTGTTGCGGCAGCGCCAGTAGCAGCGGCTCCAGCAGCATCTGCAGTTAAAGAAGTGAACGTTCCAGATATCGGTGGCGACGAAGTTGAAGTAACTGAAATCATGGTTGCTGTTGGCGATACAGTAGAAGAAGAGCAATCTCTAATTACTGTTGAAGGCGACAAAGCTTCAATGGAAGTACCAGCACCATTTGCCGGTACTGTTAAAGAGATCAAGATTGCAGCTGGCGACAAAGTGTCAACTGGCTCACTAATCATGG is part of the Vibrio ponticus genome and harbors:
- the aceE gene encoding pyruvate dehydrogenase (acetyl-transferring), homodimeric type, with the protein product MSDMKHDVDALETQDWLEALESVVREEGVERAQFLLETVLEKARLDGVDMPTGINTNYINTIPAAQEPAYPGDTTLERRIRSIIRWNAIMIVLRASKKDLDLGGHMASYQSAAAFYEVCFNHFFRAANDVDGGDLVYYQGHISPGIYSRAFVEGRLTEEQLDNFRQEVDGKGIPSYPHPKLLPEFWQFPTVSMGLGPISAIYQARFLKYLEGRGLKDTSAQRVYAFLGDGEMDEPESRGALSFAAREKLDNLCFLINCNLQRLDGPVMGNGKIIQELEGLFKGAGWNVVKVIWGNNWDSLLAKDTSGKLLQLMNETIDGDYQTFKSKDGAYVREHFFGKYPETAALVADMTDDEIFALKRGGHDSSKLFAAFNNAKETQGKPTVILAKTIKGYGMGDAAEGKNIAHGVKKMDMTHVQHLRDRLGLQDLISDEEMKNLPYLKLEEGSAEYNYLHGRRQALLGYTPKRLPKFTGEFQVPALEEFAPLLDEQKREISTTMAYVRTLNILLKNKQIGKNIVPIICDEARTFGMEGLFRQIGIYNPHGQEYTPEDRGVVSYYKEATSGQVLQEGINELGSMASWVAAATSYSTNNLPMIPFYIYYSMFGFQRVGDMAWLAGDQQARGFLLGATAGRTTLNGEGLQHEDGHSHIMAGTVPNCISYDPTFAYELAVIMQDGIRRMYGENQENVFYYLTLMNENYAMPAMPEGAEEGIRKGIYKLETYAGSNAKVQLMSSGTIMNEVRKAAQILSEDYGVASDVYSVTSFNELTRDGQDAERFNMLHPEAEAKVPYITTVLGKEPAIAATDYMKNYAEQVRAFVPAESYKVLGTDGFGRSDSRDNLRRHFEVNAGYVVVAALTELMKRGEVEKSVVVEAIKKFDIDTEKTNPLYA